TGTTGCAGAGATGGTAGAAGCAATGAACAAAGTTGCAAGGTTGGATGTGGAGTTGACAGTGGAGGAGAGGAATCTGGTGTCTGTGGGTTACAAGAATGTCATTGGCGCAAGAAGAGCATCATGGAGAATACTATCTTCCATTGAACAGAAGGAGGAGGCTAAGGGGAATGAACAGAATGTGAAGAGGATAAAGCAGTACAGGCAGAGGGTTGAAGATGAACTTGCAAAGATCTGCAATGATATATTATCAGTCATTGATCAGCATCTCATCCCATCCTCCTCAACTGGGGAATCAACTGTCTTTTACTATAAGATGTAAGATTTATTGCAGTACCCCGTTAAGCTATTTCATGTAGAGAAAATAATCCCAAGATGGATAACAAAATATGGTTTTCGAAGCCCTGTAAACTCCCTAACAATGGACGAAAAGCTATACAGATTAGgttggctatttttttttatggattcgTGCAACCAAATTCTTAGATGTACAGTAAGGGTAGGAAAACAGCAAGAATTCTGTAAATTAACTCCTTTTGGTAGTACTTAATTAATGAATGAAGGAGATTTTAGGCTAATTACCTTGTTTGGTTTTTCTTATCCCGTCCTTCTTTTGTTCATGACTTTATACGTGTTGAATTCATCTTATTCATTCCACAGGTTTTGTAATCTTACTTTACCTCTATTTGAATCTATTTCTTATGTGGATCTtttcttgaattctttttttcaagGCAGGAAGGGAGACTATTATCGTTATTTAGCTGAATTTAGAAGTGCTGATGAACGTAAAGAAGCTGCAGATCAGTCCCTTAAGGCTTATGAGGTATTTGTGAACCTTCTTTTGTGCCAgagtttctcttcttctttcttctgtcGCTTTAAACCATTTTACTTATGAAGCTGACAGATCATTTAATCAGAGCACCACTCATGTTCTTCTTTGTGCTGCAGGCAGCAACCTCTACTGCTATCTCAGATCTGCCTCCTACTCATCCAATTAGACTTGGCCTGGCACTGAACTTTTCCGTTTTCTACTATGAGATTTTGAACTCCCCTGAAAGGTGAACATGCATCTCTTTCTTGCCTAGCATACCGAAACATGACAAATTGTTTGCAAATACCGCATGCACACACATCCAGTTTGTTGAACTTGTGGAGCACTGTTAGTTCTTTTGCTGTCAGCTCTGAATAATGTATCAGATTTTTAAACTACATCTGTATCATGCAGGGCCTGCCACCTGGCTAAACAAGCATTTGACGATGCTATAGCAGAACTTGATAGTCTCAATGAGGAATCTTACAAGGACAGTACCCTTATCATGCAACTACTCAGGGACAATCTCACTTTATGGACCTCGGATCTGTCAGAGGAAGGAGGTGATATTCGAAGTGATAACTTGTTAATAGAATAAATATGAGTTTGACTGGAGTGTCGAGTCAAGACTTCCATTGTATATGGACATTGAACTGATGAAAATGCTATTTAATTTGGCAGGTGAGCACTCTACAGCTGCTGAACCCAGGGCAGAGGTAAAGCAAAACTGAGGTTTtataacctctctctctctctctctgtgtttgTGTTGTTCAGAATCTAAACATGCATGCCTGCACATTGATCCAGGCACACCTGCATACCTTAGAAATATACTCATAGCATGTAAAGTGTATTCCTGGGGCCTTATTTATGCTTCTTATTTTCTCCATTTACTGCTCATCAGAATTAATTTTGCAGAATTAGTCAGGATCGTGGAGATCAAATCTTTTAAAATGCCAGAATGACTCGATCAGTGGTAGTACAGGGAATGGTGGATCGTTGGCTTGTATCTATTTGCTGAACAGATGTTTTAAGACTGTGTTGTGCCTTCTTTTCTCTTAGAACACTGGCAACTGGAATGATTGTGGTTTGCTTTTAAATTCACAGCTTTTAACAAATTTACACTTTCTGTTTATAGGACCTGGCATATTTTCTGTTGTAGATCTCTTGCCCTTTATATTTTCCTGCTTGCTCAGTGGAAGATTCAGAGAACTCATCAATTCTACTTTAGATCGCCATAACCAGTTTATTTCCTTGTTCCTGTTGTCTGCAATTTATTCCACGCCTGAATAAAACTGATTGATGATATAGGGGATTGCCATGGTCTGTGAATAATGGTTCTGTTTAAGGAACATGTTTTCCTTGAATGCCTGAAATGATCCTTCGAGCACGTGGATGGATACTGTGAAGGGAAAGTGGCAAATGAAGAGAAATTCTGAAAGTACATGAAAATGCATGATGGGAAAATTAAGTAGGTAGAAATCAAGACTAAAGATATTTAAGCTCATAAAAGTGGGTGGTTGATAGCACGGCAACCATTGCGGCACACAGGCGATGAAGAATGTTAAAGAGctccaaaaaaatattgtatccCGCCATTCTACCATTTAATGGCGCTGTTAGCCCTCAAATCGCTTTGGTGTTTTGAATCTCCAGTCAAGTATACTGTAATTTTGACTGGATGGAAACTGGGTTGCCTGGAGGCGGCTGCAAATCGACCAGGAACGACTTCAAGAGCTTGATGAACTCCTTCGGCCTCTCTACATTTAAGGCATGCCCTGTGTTCTTGACGACCGTCAGATGAGCATTGTCCCCCAAATGCCTGTCACAGCACCGcattatttagaaaaaagtCACAAGCAAAATGGATGTTCATTCAATTCAGTCGATGCTAAGAGACCAACCTTTTCAATCTGTGTCCTAATTCCAAAGGAAAAACCCGATCATGCTCTCCCCAGATTATCAAAGTTGGCTGCATTGCAATTCAACGGCCTTCGCTATCATCATCGAGTGGTTAATTCAATCTGAACGAAGCACATATAGTAAAGGATGACCAAACCTGTGTAAGCTTGGGAATGTCTGAGAGCCTTCGGTCTTTCGGAACAGCTCGAATCAAATCTCTCTTTTCTTCCACGTATTCTCCACACATTGCCTGGCCACAAATGaccaaattttaagttttactCCCAACCGTCTACATTACTAGCCATACCATCCGAACACCAAAAACTAACTTAATGCAAATATAGTCTGGTCGATAGTCACACCCCTCTTCCAAACAAGATTATATTAATTTCAGACCACAAAACTACCAAAGCACCAAAAGTTCATAGCTCTTAAATGTGTTAAATCGTAACTGTTGAATAAACTTAAACGTAGCGAAGAAGGAATTAGAGCACTCACATCAATGAAATCAGCCAAGAAACAAGATGGTATCAACCGCACAGGAGGTGGCCTGAAAAACGTGTAACCCACCAACTCTCTAAGCTTGTCAGGACTCTGTGGCACCAAAATTCTTCCAGCCTCCTCCAAATCAGATACCGCAAAAACcccttcaatcaagtccttctCTTCCATACAAATCCCCGAGCAACATATCACCACTCTCTCCACGGCCTCCGCAAACTGGGCTGCCATACTATACCCGACAAACCCTCCATAACTAAGCCCAACTAGACTAAACTTCTGCACCGAGTGGGCCTCCATGACACGCATCAGACACTGGGCCTGGAAAGACTCGGTTCTCTCGGGCCGGGTTGTGTATGAATCCCCGAAAAACACAAGGTCCGGCACGTAGACGTTGAAATAAGGAACAAAATGTTGGATGACGTCACCCCATTGCCATAATGCGTTGGCTCCAAGGCCGTGGATTAGGAGGAGATCGGGTTTGGAGTCTTTTCGGGTCTTTGGCACCCAGCAATGCATTACAGTACCATCTTTGAGGTCCGTGATTTCGGATCGGAGCCCCGATCTTGTAAAAGTGGACCTGAAGCACCAGTTTTTGGTCCCTGTGAAACTGAAACACCTTGACATGCTCTGATTTGCAACACTGGCAAGAACtaaccaagaaagaaaagaaaaggtcgcCTATGTTAATAATCTCATTAACTAAGAGATTTTATCAGGATgtttaattgatttcttttcttttccggATCCTTAGTTTTGAAGTGCAGGTGAGACAGACAGAAGAAGCAAAAGACAAGTTATTTGCAAGTGGTGGTGCTGTCGAGTTAGCAGAAGAGGGTTAAGTGCAGTGCAGGCATGGCCatcagtttttaaaatttgagggGCCCTAGCACCATAAAGGAAGATCAGACAAAATAAATAAGCGAAGGTAATAAAGATAATGAAGGATCATGTCATTTGGATCACATGTCTTAATTCATTAAGATGATGGAATGGctaccaaattaattaaaagaggtttttctatttcttttttttttcctgaagaaaaaagaaacaatactATTGAATCTGTGTAACGTGTTCATCGATCGATGTTGAGCATCcggtaagaaaaaagaaaaggagatggaTGGAGTGAATAGTGCTGCAATTTactttttagatgtttttgaattatcataatgttagaataaaaaaatatattaaaacaaaaatttaaaaaacaatttttaggtGATAAACAGCTAGGCTGCGGCCGTGGTTGACAGTTTGGTAAGTGAACAACAATAAATGACATTTGGAGCGAGGACTGGTAGAAGCTACAGAATCAGGTCTAAACTGATAGATATTTACCAACAATGGCATCCATTCATTTGGACCACAAGTCCCTAATTTTTAGTCTCTATCCACCACGATGGATGGGCAGGTCTGTGTGGATTGAAACTATTTCATTAGCTGGTGCATTGCTGGCCAGCTCTCCATTCCAGTAATATTATTACTTGTTGGGCTACTGCCATGGATCTACAGCTTGGTCAAATTGAAGATTCTATGGTCTTCAATCTTCATGTTCAAGAAATGGATTAAATCACATATTTAGAAGATGCATGCACCTGATTCTAGCagttaaaaacatgattatGAAGCAATCTCTTATTCGTCTTGATGGCTTCTCTATGAACTGGTGGCACGTGTACTCGAAGGATCTTTTTactacttatttatttatttatacgttatttatttttctatcatctttgatttttgtgccatgtttttttattctttattcttcttattactacttttattttaaataatttataaaattattattttttttaatttcattttcatcaattttctcATTTGTAAAAttcattctccattttttcattgctatttattgaatttaagaTAACTTttagaattattgttttttacaatttcatcttcttttttatttatttttcctataagattttatcattatttttgtattgcaatttttttctttaaaaaattatttttttgaagttcgctcgagtttgcttgtttttatttttttattttttaggatatattttttttaatcccatcattcaacatttatttaattaaagattaagatttatttttttatctactttCCACGTCCttgttttattccttttttattaggttatctcgaatctttttgttttgttttttgtcaaatttattttttcaaataaaaatttactctTAAActaaattgagttaattaattaaatataggCATGAGATGTTTACatcaaaatgttttgttttgtgtgcTTTTTGGAATGTTGTTCTTATAGCCCGTGTGGTTTTTTTTGGTGTCATCATGCAATTTTttgcaataaaatttaaactttctcAATAAGCTTTTTTAGTGATGGGTGATATCTATGGTGGATTGATTATAAATTTCTAACATacctttttatcttcttctgcTATGTATGATAAcactcattttttataattaattattatcattttttttttatttgtctgttATTATTGcagccttttttttaattaaattattcgttactcaattttttttagatataatcaAGTTAATGATTTGATACGAAAAAAACACTGAGATTTTTCGATTAGCCTATCCTTTTAAATCAAAGTATTATGTTTATCTtgctactttaaaaatattatcatgagtattttttttcacgTCAAGAAAATTTATAGCTGTCCACGATGCAGCTCGCGCCACCTATATAATTTAAACTAGAAGTAAAAGATGAAGTGTGAAGCATTTCCTTTACTAGGAGGGCAGGGCCAGGAAAATCACGTTTGCATACGAATGAATTTCCTCCATTAGATCACCTAGAATAGATCCAACGGGTCATAATGCCTTCGGAAAAGGAGAAGGAACAATTTTAATCTCACTAGCTGATCTGTCCACCCTCGTTTACCACAGAATTAGTTTTACACACAGCAAAACCAGAGGGACTCCTTCTATAGCTGGCAGACGGTTTACGGTCCATCTATCTGGGCCTGAAAAATTTTAGAGGACGTTCAACAGTTTTTGTAGCGGTCCATCAATGAGCCTGCGGGcctattattaattattttcgaCGATGTTCTGGGTTTGGCTTTCTGGAAGCACTGGCTTGCCCTAGACTATTGGCTCTTTTTGGATTGGTTATGCCACCATCCCTTTTATTTATGCTATATGATATTCTATGCAAGAAAAGGGGATAGAAAGTGACAATGATTTATAGGACTAAAACAAAATTACCGCAAATGAAATAgagtacattaaaaaaaaaagaatatactGAGACGTTTTTGAAAATTGGAAATAAGAATCgagaaagagggaaaaaaaatcccaagctGTACTACAGTTCTTTTTTTACCTTGATGCTGTGTTATTTAGTCTTGttggaattaaaataaatatttgtgaaaaaataataatttaaattatatatattttttattgagtgaatttttttttcattgatgtattttttgttttaaaaaacaattttttttattggaaacatattttttaataataaatatatctcttcaattaaaatttcatttacttgttcatttatttgtattttgttttgacaaataaaaactcGTGCTATTTAAACAGAAACTTATCATGATTAGATAAGcgtctaaaaaacaaaaaaataatcatgaattcAGATACACACACTTCATTAaagtataatattaaaagaataattattttgaaaaaattatgtaaaaaaattacaataaaaataacaaaataaacattttattcTTGATGGATATTCACaaccatatattttatatataaaatttgaatattaGGTTAATATATAATAGTtcacaaaataaatttcaatattagtataaaaacatataaccttatttgaaaattaaatattattttaattgttttattgataataaaaaaaataaagagataataaaaaaagaggtagACATTGTACCTAAGAGTATTGGACAACATACCTAGCATAAATAAGGAGTCTAGGTGCGCGTGGGCTTCAAAATGAGACCTCATATAGCTCACAACTAGACTCAACAGATTGAATCTCTTGAATTTCTAAGTGCAAGAAGCTAGAGAAACTTTTTTTCAGACCTCATGATAAAGCTCACAGCTAGACTCAATAATGACagtttttcttgaatttctgAGTACAAGAAGCTAAAGaaactttttttcaaacctCATGATAAAGCTCACAGCTAGACTCAACAATGACAGTTTGAATCTCTTGAATTTCTTAGtgaaagaagctaaagaaacTTTTTTTCAGACCTCATGATAAAGCTCACATCTAGACTCAACAATGACAGTTTGAATCTCTTGATTTTCTTCGtgaaagaagctaaagaaacTTTGGTTGCGGCCTCCTTGTTGACGAGAAAAGGGTCGTAACCGAAGAGTCCGGCTTGATGGGTTTAGAGAATGGGTTACGAGTGGTGGTTGCATAGCCATGGTTTTTGCAGGTATGTGAAAAACAACtgtttgggttgtttttttcaagatttctaGTTTTTAACTGTCAATGAGAAGGATGAAACGCAGTTTGCAACCTGGAAGAGAAGCTACAATATTTGTATCATTTTGTTATCTGTGGTTGTTCTGTGGTTGAGGGGCAAAACACACAGTTACTTTCTGTAACGAAACAGACTAAAAATGCTAAACAAGATTTTCCAAAGACAGGGGAGCCAGAAAAAACATAGCGAATGATAATAATCTGAGAAACCCCAAAAACTTTGGAtcaaaaagttaatatatgccTCCAGAACAAAGCCGTCAAGAAATTGATCCAAAATATATCTCAGTTGTTGCAGCCGAAAGAAGAGGCAAAgatcttaaaaacaaacaaataataccAACTACTTTACCACTgtcacaaaaacaacaacaacaacgaaaCACTATAATAAATCAAGAGAGGAAGAGTACAGAGGCGTAAATTGAAGCTACGGTTGATTAGCGGCTTCTTTCAACAATGAtggggtttatatatatatattcaaggcTGGAAGAATGTATGAACCCTAATATCGCCTCTACTTGCCACTTAGGCCTAGAGTAACCTGTAGGGTTTCTCTCTTATCGATGCTGGGGTTTGGCCCGTCCACTGATAAGATTCCCAgtacttatttattttgaaccatttcttcttcttcttcttcttttcttttttttaatcttacccttcaaattatcattataaaaaaagctTGAGAGGACTCACTAATGTACTAGGAGACCCACTGTTCATTTGAACCGTTGATATCTTTTTTCAGTCCTTGGGATTTTTTACGTTATAgtccctcaatttctttcttcttatttgGTCATTTGATATTACTTTCGTCTGCAATTGGTTttggtgatttgtttttcatgcatgCATTAAAGGAGTATCGAGATGTAAAGGAAATAATATGTTGCTTCATTAATTTTCAGTTTTGCCAAACAAAGTtcaatgtaattaatttaaaatatgtttttttaattttctccctagacattttatttttttattactatttatttgatcatttttaattaatttttttttcaatttaattcctcATCATTTTGTTGATTGGAGATTtgattttgtggtttttttttattaggtttgtCTATTGTAGAATTGGTCCCGGCCTTATAAACTAGGTCATGAATTTTGAAGATTAGTCTAGATTGACTTCGATGCTCAAATtgattttgatcttttatttagatcttttttaattattattttttcaatttcatccttcaatattagttTAGTTGGGAATTGAGCTTTGTGTTCTTtctcataatattttatatgaagttaTTGTAATCTCATGTATCAAGTCATGATTTTAATGAGCGAgcttatatttttgttgtttttttatatttaatttttttttagttttgttattcaACATCGTGTTATCTaagattaaaacttttttattttattcaatttgatttctaCAAAGTTATTCTGATCTCATTATTAGGTTGGATATTtggcagggttttttttttttttttcatatttgtctTCTATGGGATTGACCCTAACCTTATAACCTGGGTCATTGTTTTTAAAGATTAGGCTTAGTTGACTTCAATACCTAAGTTGACTTtggttttttaaggtttttttacttataattttaaaattttatcatttaatattgggttagTTGAGTATtaggttttaagattttttttttttactttttttttatagaattatcttaatattatatCTCTAAATGAGTATTTAGAAGattaacctattttttttttcttatattgtattttttttttaattttactatttaacaTTGTGTTGTCTGAGATTGgagtttcattattttatttaatttgatttatataacaTTATTTTGGTTTCATTATCAAGTTACATATTTAATAGACTAACTTGGATAAACTCGAgtctgtttttgtatttttatttatttatttatttttaattttatcgttTAAAACttgagttttaatttctttttcatttaactttttatagtTTATCATATCCTCATACATCTTTAGTGACACTAAATTACCAATGAAAATCTTATAACAAATTATGTGCCTTATaatcatttcaattaaaataacaaaacaataaatttcacAACTTATgaacataatttattaataaccATACAATTACAACGGTCCAAGCATATACTTCGGTACAATGCAACATGGCGAGGGCCTAGCAAACAccactttctttatttttgcaatttatttaatttgtatgcGCTTTCAATGAAACCAGCACCATCAAATCACCTACACAAATCAAACTTCCTAAATAACACCTGACATCAAAATAAGCTGTACAATTTTAATCAACTTCAAATTAAGAAGCCTGGTTGAGAGCCAAGACAGCTCCAAAAGGTGCAGAACTTGGGATAGTAGATCTGCCATGATAAATTCAAAAACTCCTGAACGACTTGGAGACAGACCATATTCTTCATAGCTATAGAGATGCTCTTCGTAGTAAACGTTCAGTGAAAATCCTCCAATCGCAATCAAGACCATATTCTTCATCAGAACAAAGATACATGCATGGTTTTCTGGGCAGAGAATAGAAGACAATATACACCAGATGTTCTAAACCACTTCCACAAGGAAATCAAACAATATCAAACACCAGAAcctaatcaataaaataattttacaatggGGGGTCCTTTCTAATCTTCTCTTTCCTTCAGCAAATTCCAAACCACTGGAGACCCTGAGGAGCATCCCAGCCAAGTATGTATTATCCATTTGTCTGATCCACAAACTGGTAACTGGTGTAAAGAAACTCTTCTTATAATAGGTATTTTCTGGCACCTGGATAACAATGATTTGTTTCAAAGATTTCTACCCCCTAAATCTAACAACAACACAAGATATGTcatctttactttctcttttcAATGCCTCTGCTGTTAACTGCTTAGCTGCTTTCAGAGGGTCTTTGATCCTTTTTGCAATATCAACAGCCTCTTGATTTGACATAACCTGTATATTCACATGGGAAATAGGAGAGATTTTATGGATTTCTTTCTCATACAAGCACATTGCAAATTCTTTAGCCAATCCAGGTGGTTAGCACTGACTCAACATGGAAAATGAAGTTAATATGAAATGACTCACCTTCCAAAGACCATCGCTTGCAAGTACAAGAACTTCAGTATTGTTATCTATGTCTGTTTCTTGTATGTCAGGATCAGATCGCAGATGAGATTTAAGGCTCTTGTCTCCAAAAGCACGAGAAACTGCCAGCTGTCCGTTAACTCTAGGAACATCTCCTGGAAAGAAGTTCAAAATGGAAGCTAGATCAACAATGCTGTAACTTGCAAGTATTACCCCCAAACCCATGATCATCCTTGTTCAGTTAAAGCAACAGTAAAACTGAGCAACCATGATTTGAGAAATAGAATAAGCAGTCAATATTTGAAAGATAACATGAAAACCACCAAGCCACTTCCAGCTCATACACATAAGCAGCTACGAGGTGGTCTGGCATCACAGTTGGTTACATGCAGAACTACAGGGGAAGAATGCAAATTGCATCTCATAGTTAGATCATTTTCATACGCAGACTCAAATTAACCAAAGGATCATGAATGTCTCATATTTGGAGggggaaaaaataaatctcttcaTCAAATTGAGTTAAGAAAATTGGGAGTAAACATAACTTTTTGTACTTGCACCGtttttctaattgaataaaACGTTTATTTTCATCTCAAAAGCAACTACATCCCTTTTCACATCTTTAACTGAATTTGAAGCTTGAATATGTCTGTTGGATGCAGATGGTCACTGTATCTGTTATTGGTATAGAATGgactgtttggttgctgagaaaacaTTAAGAAAGCGAGGGAAATAACTTATGTTCTGTAGGTGTTAGTTATTCTCAATAGAAACAGAAATCATTAATCAGTCGCTTAATGTCCGAGGTATCAAAGTGCCTTAAAAGACTTGGTCATGTAAGCCTAAAGATAGTAGGAAATTACAGAAAATAGGATAATAG
This is a stretch of genomic DNA from Populus alba chromosome 11, ASM523922v2, whole genome shotgun sequence. It encodes these proteins:
- the LOC118031627 gene encoding 14-3-3 protein 7 isoform X2 — its product is MEKEREQQVYSARLAEQAERYDEMVEAMNKVARLDVELTVEERNLVSVGYKNVIGARRASWRILSSIEQKEEAKGNEQNVKRIKQYRQRVEDELAKICNDILSVIDQHLIPSSSTGESTVFYYKMKGDYYRYLAEFRSADERKEAADQSLKAYEAATSTAISDLPPTHPIRLGLALNFSVFYYEILNSPERACHLAKQAFDDAIAELDSLNEESYKDSTLIMQLLRDNLTLWTSDLSEEGGEHSTAAEPRAEN
- the LOC118031627 gene encoding 14-3-3 protein 7 isoform X3, producing the protein MEKEREQQVYSARLAEQAERYDEMVEAMNKVARLDVELTVEERNLVSVGYKNVIGARRASWRILSSIEQKEEAKGNEQNVKRIKQYRQRVEDELAKICNDILSVIDQHLIPSSSTGESTVFYYKMKGDYYRYLAEFRSADERKEAADQSLKAYEAATSTAISDLPPTHPIRLGLALNFSVFYYEILNSPERACHLAKQAFDDAIAELDSLNEESYKDSTLIMQLLRDNLTLWTSDLSEEGGEHSTAAEPRAEN
- the LOC118031627 gene encoding 14-3-3 protein 7 isoform X1 — translated: MEKEREQQVYSARLAEQAERYDEMVEAMNKVARLDVELTVEERNLVSVGYKNVIGARRASWRILSSIEQKEEAKGNEQNVKRIKQYRQRVEDELAKICNDILSVIDQHLIPSSSTGESTVFYYKMKGDYYRYLAEFRSADERKEAADQSLKAYEAATSTAISDLPPTHPIRLGLALNFSVFYYEILNSPERACHLAKQAFDDAIAELDSLNEESYKDSTLIMQLLRDNLTLWTSDLSEEGGEHSTAAEPRAEVKQN
- the LOC118031624 gene encoding uncharacterized protein, with translation MSRCFSFTGTKNWCFRSTFTRSGLRSEITDLKDGTVMHCWVPKTRKDSKPDLLLIHGLGANALWQWGDVIQHFVPYFNVYVPDLVFFGDSYTTRPERTESFQAQCLMRVMEAHSVQKFSLVGLSYGGFVGYSMAAQFAEAVERVVICCSGICMEEKDLIEGVFAVSDLEEAGRILVPQSPDKLRELVGYTFFRPPPVRLIPSCFLADFIDAMCGEYVEEKRDLIRAVPKDRRLSDIPKLTQPTLIIWGEHDRVFPLELGHRLKRHLGDNAHLTVVKNTGHALNVERPKEFIKLLKSFLVDLQPPPGNPVSIQSKLQYT